The following are encoded together in the Mycolicibacterium arabiense genome:
- the cobM gene encoding precorrin-4 C(11)-methyltransferase, protein MTVYFIGAGPGAADLITVRGQRLLGRCPVCLYAGSIMPDDLLALCPPDARVVDTGPLTLDQIVDELTEAHAAGLDVARLHSGDPSLYSALAEQCRRLDERGVDWEVVPGVPAFAAAAAALGRELTVPGVAQTVTLSRVSTLSTAMPDGEDLRTLSAPGATLVLHLAAAQIDAIVPELVAGGYRAETPCAVVAFASWPQETVIRCTLADVAERMKAEGVTRTAVIVVGDVLAAEGFTDSYLYSTGRRRGSRH, encoded by the coding sequence GTGACGGTCTACTTCATCGGGGCTGGCCCGGGCGCCGCCGATCTCATCACCGTGCGGGGCCAGCGTCTGCTCGGTCGGTGTCCGGTGTGCCTCTACGCCGGGTCGATCATGCCCGACGATCTGCTCGCGCTGTGCCCGCCGGACGCGCGGGTGGTCGACACCGGGCCGCTGACCCTCGACCAGATCGTCGACGAACTGACCGAGGCACACGCCGCCGGTCTCGACGTGGCCCGGCTGCACTCCGGTGACCCGTCGCTCTACAGCGCGCTGGCCGAGCAGTGCCGCAGGCTCGACGAGCGCGGCGTCGACTGGGAGGTCGTGCCCGGGGTGCCGGCGTTCGCTGCCGCGGCAGCCGCGCTGGGGCGGGAACTGACCGTCCCCGGTGTCGCGCAGACCGTCACGCTGAGCAGGGTGTCGACGCTGTCGACGGCGATGCCCGACGGTGAGGATCTGCGCACGTTGTCCGCTCCGGGCGCCACCCTGGTGCTGCACCTGGCCGCTGCGCAGATCGACGCGATCGTGCCCGAGCTGGTGGCCGGCGGGTACCGGGCCGAAACCCCCTGTGCGGTGGTGGCCTTCGCCAGCTGGCCGCAGGAGACGGTGATCCGGTGCACGCTGGCCGACGTCGCCGAGCGGATGAAGGCCGAGGGCGTCACCCGGACGGCGGTCATCGTCGTCGGCGACGTCCTCGCCGCCGAGGGCTTCACCGACAGTTACCTGTACTCGACCGGCAGGCGCCGGGGGAGTCGGCACTAG
- a CDS encoding cobalt-precorrin-6A reductase, which translates to MRLLLLGGTGEARALAARLHPDVDVVSSLAGRVPDPALPVGTVRIGGFGGAAGLRTWLRDNDIDVVVDATHPFAATITANAAQACRAEGVPHVVLARPAWPPGAAIVVDSDSDAARVVAERGWERVFLTTGRSGTRAFVDVDAWFLIRAVTAPESSSLPRRHELVLSRGPYRVGDERELLQRWRIDALVTKNSGGDMTRAKLEAADDLGVTVVMVDRPRLPDGVEVVSTVDDAVRWVSARR; encoded by the coding sequence GTGCGCCTGCTGCTTCTCGGCGGCACCGGCGAGGCCCGCGCGCTGGCGGCTCGGCTGCACCCGGACGTCGACGTGGTGAGTTCGCTGGCCGGTCGGGTTCCCGACCCCGCGCTGCCGGTCGGGACGGTACGCATCGGTGGCTTTGGTGGGGCCGCCGGTCTGCGGACATGGTTGCGCGACAACGACATCGACGTCGTGGTCGACGCGACGCATCCGTTCGCCGCGACCATCACCGCCAACGCGGCGCAGGCGTGCCGCGCCGAAGGCGTCCCGCACGTGGTGCTGGCCCGTCCGGCGTGGCCGCCCGGCGCCGCCATCGTCGTGGACTCGGACAGCGACGCCGCGCGGGTCGTCGCCGAGCGCGGGTGGGAGCGGGTCTTCCTCACCACGGGTCGATCCGGTACCCGGGCGTTCGTCGACGTCGACGCGTGGTTCCTGATCAGGGCGGTGACCGCTCCGGAGTCCAGCTCGCTGCCGCGACGACACGAGCTGGTGCTGTCGCGCGGGCCCTACCGTGTCGGCGACGAGCGGGAACTGTTGCAGCGCTGGCGCATCGACGCGCTGGTCACGAAGAACAGCGGCGGCGACATGACCAGGGCGAAGCTCGAGGCGGCCGACGACCTCGGTGTGACGGTGGTGATGGTGGACCGTCCCCGGCTGCCCGACGGCGTCGAGGTGGTCTCGACGGTCGACGACGCGGTGCGGTGGGTCAGCGCGCGTCGATGA